A window of the Helianthus annuus cultivar XRQ/B chromosome 4, HanXRQr2.0-SUNRISE, whole genome shotgun sequence genome harbors these coding sequences:
- the LOC110933573 gene encoding uncharacterized protein LOC110933573, protein MTVEGVPMFTLVKKLRGLKHPFISLLHKQGNLHRKVLDLKEELDKLQTKLDLDPFNVSIKEAESVYVKKYHDALIDEERFLKQKSKQKWLEVGDANTAFFHNAVKCRNHINKIHIIKDTFGNLHEGDGVASALVPGPDGYTSEFFKKAWSIVGSEVTAAIIDFFETGRMLQEINHIIALILKVPTPGVVTDYKPISCCNVAYKGSSKIITSRILEGLKEIVSDNQSAFVPGRRISDNIMLTQELMHNYHSQVGPPRCAMKVDIQKAYDTADWRFLCDTLHGFGFHQRFISWIMECVTSTSFSLSVNGNIHGYFKGKRGLRQGDPMSPYLFTLVMEVLSLILRSEAALDGSFKFHNKCEKQMIINLCFEDDLFLFARGEINSVKLILKSLKEFEIVSGLVSSNAKSAIFLCNVPNHVKERIMELIPFEEGKLPIKYLGVPLLASRLLVKDCQVLVDRMNKRIMDWKNRFLSFAGSLQLVISLLSSIHVYWASVFKLPAKIIKELESKMKWFLWGFGTASKGRAKVAWKEVCLPKAEGGLGIRRIADVNKSLMAYHIFSILSGRKSLWTDWVDLHRLKGRSIWDIPVQPNAPWGWKKLLKCRSFLRVFFWSKVGNGHSSFIWFDKWCDDCPLVNFVTRRQIARYGFSVKTKVTDVIEHGLWTWPDAWRDVYPVLFQLQPLNNSSADDQILWRNSEGKLVYFTSKVVWNSIRIREQQKDWSKLVWSSFNIPKHAFTCWLILKRKLWTQDRILQWNHKVTGSMNQMCCLLCYAGLESHEHLFFQCAYSKEVWNHVRSRVGMSSVQEQWEDIISWLIPKANSKSVSAIVSKLVVAASAYSIWSEINTRFFSNRLRPPEQLSEFILSTVRSKLMSFKYKATDNVRRLLEEWKIDRVEYFEEQ, encoded by the exons ATGACGGTTGAGGGGGTGCCAATGTTTACATTGGTGAAGAAACTTAGAGGTTTAAAACACCCGTTTATATCTTTATTGCATAAACAAGGGAATCTCCATAGAAAAGTGTTAGACCTAAAGGAGGAGCTTGATAAGTTGCAAACCAAGCTGGATTTGGATCCGTTTAACGTGAGTATTAAAGAAGCTGAATCAGTGTATGTTAAGAAATACCATGATGCCTTGATTGACGAGGAAAGGTTTTTAAAGCAAAAGTCTAAACAAAAATGGCTGGAGGTTGGCGATGCTAATACTGCTTTCTTTCATAATGCAGTGAAGTGCAGGAACCATATTAATAAAATCCATATAATTAAAGACACCTTTGGTAATCTTCACGAGGGAGATGGAGTAGCATCAGCTTTG GTGCCTGGTCCGGATGGGTATACATCAGAATTCTTTAAGAAGGCTTGGTCAATTGTGGGTAGTGAGGTTACTGCTGCTATTATCGATTTTTTTGAAACAGGTAGAATGCTCCAAGAAATTAACCATATTATTGCTCTTATCCTTAAGGTTCCTACTCCGGGTGTAGTTACAGATTACAAGCCGATTTCGTGCTGTAATGTTGCTTATAAGGGGAGCAGCAAGATAATTACTAGTAGAATTCTTGAAGGGTTGAAGGAGATTGTTAGTGATAACCAATCAGCTTTCGTCCCAGGTAGGAGGATATCGGATAACATAATGTTAACGCAGGAACTTATGCACAATTATCACAGTCAGGTTGGTCCTCCTCGATGTGCTATGAAAGTGGATATTCAAAAGGCGTATGATACAGCGGATTGGAGGTTCTTGTGTGATACATTGCACGGTTTTGGTTTCCACCAAAGGTTTATATCATGGATTATGGAATGTGTTACATCTACATCGTTTTCTCTAAGTGTAAATGGAAATATTCATGGTTACTTTAAAGGAAAACGAGGATTGCGACAAGGTGATCCTATGTCTCCttatttatttactttggttATGGAGGTGTTATCATTGATCCTTAGATCAGAGGCTGCTTTGGATGGTTCTTTTAAGTTTCATAATAAGTGTGAAAAACAGATGATAATCAATCTATGTTTCGAGGATGACTTATTCTTGTTCGCTAGAGGGGAGATTAATTCAGTTAAGCTTATTTTGAAGTCCCTAAAGGAGTTTGAAATTGTTTCGGGTTTAGTGTCGAGTAATGCTAAAAGCGCTATTTTCCTTTGCAATGTTCCAAATCATGTAAAGGAGAGGATTATGGAGCTGATTCCGTTTGAAGAAGGTAAACTACCAATCAAATATCTGGGAGTTCCGTTGTTAGCTTCGAGGCTATTAGTGAAAGACTGTCAGGTGCTGGTGGATCGAATGAACAAGAGGATCATGGACTGGAAGAACCGTTTTCTGTCTTTTGCTGGAAGCTTACAATTAGTAATTTCGTTGCTCTCGTCCATCCATGTTTATTGGGCTTCAGTTTTCAAATTACCGGCTAAGATTATAAAGGAACTTGAGAGTAAAATGAAATGGTTTCTTTGGGGTTTTGGTACAGCTTCTAAAGGCAGAGCTAAAGTTGCTTGGAAGGAGGTCTGTCTTCCCAAAGCCGAAGGGGGTTTGGGGATTAGGCGGATTGCGGACGTTAATAAATCATTAATGGCCTATCATATCTTCAGTATCCTTTCGGGCAGGAAGTCTTTGTGGACTGATTGGGTGGACTTACATAGGCTCAAGGGCCGAAGCATATGGGATATCCCGGTTCAACCGAATGCTCCTTGGGGATGGAAGAAATTATTAAAATGTAGGTCGTTTCTTCGAGTTTTTTTCTGGAGTAAAGTGGGTAATGGTCATAGTTCTTTTATTTGGTTTGATAAGTGGTGTGACGATTGCCCTCTAGTGAATTTTGTTACTCGGAGACAAATAGCGAGATATGGTTTCAGTGTCAAGACTAAAGTTACGGATGTCATTGAGCATGGATTGTGGACATGGCCAGATGCATGGAGGGATGTTTATCCAGTATTATTTCAGTTGCAACCTCTTAATAATTCCAGTGCTGATGATCAAATATTGTGGAGGAATTCGGAAGGTAAACTTGTGTACTTCACTTCTAAAGTGGTGTGGAATTCCATTCGTATTCGAGAGCAACAAAAGGATTGGTCAAAGCTCGTGTGGTCCTCTTTCAACATCCCAAAGCATGCGTTTACGTGCTGGCTGATACTTAAAAGAAAACTTTGGACTCAAGATCGTATCCTTCAGTGGAATCATAAGGTGACTGGATCTATGAATCAGATGTGTTGTCTATTGTGTTACGCAGGACTAGAGTCACATGAACACTTATTCTTTCAATGTGCATACTCAAAGGAGGTGTGGAATCATGTCCGTTCTAGAGTTGGCATGAGTTCGGTTCAAGAACAATGGGAAGATATAATCTCATGGCTGATTCCGAAAGCTAATTCAAAATCAGTTTCAGCGATTGTTAGTAAGCTGGTTGTTGCTGCTTCGGCGTATTCTATTTGGAGTGAAATAAATACTAGATTTTTTAGTAACAGGTTGCGACCTCCTGAGCAATTATCGGAATTTATTCTTAGCACGGTCCGAAGCAAATTGATGTCATTCAAGTATAAAGCGACTGATAATGTAAGGCGACTCTTGGAGGAGTGGAAGATTGATCGGGTTGAGTACTTTGAAGAACAATGA